In a single window of the Cucumis melo cultivar AY chromosome 11, USDA_Cmelo_AY_1.0, whole genome shotgun sequence genome:
- the LOC103503031 gene encoding probable glucuronoxylan glucuronosyltransferase IRX7 — protein MVESKVFPRRKGFYVRMKLFPHKNCRAQEKSFFIRYYKWLLWVSLSLYFFTSYYISHNHESHGTSDRMPRTHLSNSKSFPSRALIESSNTTFLRQVQQNQGLLEEVKVFVYDLPPQYNVEWLSNERCSNHLFASEVAIHRALLNSDYRTFDPLEADFFFVPVYVSCNFSTVNGFPAIGHARSLISSAVSHISSHYSFWNRTNGSDHVFVASHDFASCFHTMEHVAIADGVPSFLKNSIILQTFGVKYKHPCQDVEHVVIPPYISPDSIQNTLERSPVTGRRDIFAFFRGKMEVNPKNVSGRFYSKKVRTMIWRKFNGDRRFYLQRHRFPGYQSEIARSVFCLCPLGWAPWSPRLVESVALGCVPVIIADGIRLPFPSAVNWPEISLTVAEKDIGKLGTILDHVAASNLTTIQKNLWDQRNGRALLFHNQVEDGDATWQVIRALSEKLDRSYRRSRVSKE, from the exons ATGGTGGAATCTAAAGTATTCCCCAGACGGAAGGGGTTTTATGTTAGAATGAAGCTCTTTCCGCACAAAAATTGCAGAGCTCAAGAAAAAAGCTTTTTCATTAGATATTACAAATGGCTTCTCTGGGTTTCTctttccctttatttttttacttcttATTACATCAGTCATAACCATGAATCCCATGGGACCAGTGATCGAATGCCCAGAACCCACCTTTCAAATTCTAAATCTTTCCCTTCGCGAGCTTTAATCGAGTCTTCGAATACCACATTCCTCCGCCAAGTTCAACAAAATCAAG GTTTGTTGGAGGAGGTTAAGGTTTTCGTGTACGATTTGCCACCTCAATACAACGTCGAGTGGCTTTCAAATGAACGGTGTTCGAACCACTTGTTTGCTTCGGAGGTGGCCATTCATAGAGCTCTGTTGAATAGCGATTACAGAACATTTGATCCACTTGAAGCCGATTTCTTCTTCGTCCCTGTTTATGTTTCTTGCAACTTCAGCACTGTCAATGGCTTCCCGGCCATTGGCCATGCTCGTTCCCTCATTTCCTCCGCCGTTTCTCACATTTCCTCTCATTATTCTTTTTGGAATCGCACCAATGGCTCCGACCATGTTTTTGTTGCTTCTCATGATTTTGCCTCTTGCTTCCACACCATG GAGCATGTAGCAATAGCTGATGGAGTACCATCATTCTTGAAGAACTCGATTATATTACAAACATTTGGAGTGAAATACAAACACCCATGTCAAGATGTTGAACACGTCGTCATTCCGCCGTATATTTCGCCGGATTCTATACAGAACACTCTCGAAAGGTCGCCGGTAACTGGCCGGAGAGACATTTTCGCGTTCTTCAGAGGGAAAATGGAGGTGAACCCCAAAAATGTCAGCGGAAGATTTTACAGCAA GAAGGTGCGGACAATGATCTGGCGAAAATTCAACGGTGACCGGAGATTTTACCTACAGAGGCACAGGTTTCCCGGTTACCAGTCAGAAATCGCACGGTCCGTTTTTTGTTTATGCCCACTGGGTTGGGCCCCATGGAGCCCTAGACTTGTTGAGTCCGTGGCATTGGGCTGCGTGCCGGTAATAATAGCCGATGGTATCCGTTTGCCGTTCCCGTCCGCCGTGAACTGGCCGGAGATATCATTAACCGTGGCGGAAAAGGATATCGGAAAATTAGGGACGATTCTAGACCACGTGGCAGCCTCGAACCTTACTACTATCCAAAAGAACTTGTGGGACCAGAGGAATGGACGGGCCCTGCTGTTTCACAATCAGGTAGAAGACGGCGACGCCACGTGGCAGGTCATTCGTG
- the LOC103503032 gene encoding uncharacterized protein LOC103503032 translates to MENQRSALLSWAYFFQGKNIEELRHSLFCATLELEQTRVAVQEELRKRDEQLIHLKDLFSKAIRERDEANEKFQKLLIEKLLLQQQQQRTDPHSGISSIEDEPKKGIDSINGFSLSDCEESIVSSPAIDPIPPPQFPPAVPPPHIQVELVPEKPLPEKGKLLEAVMKAGPLLQTLLVAGPLPEWRHPPPPLESFEIPPVTIPSTPPSQMLRDSPVTFNGSSHITNCGNRKRAFLEGSDSPTETKCQRLAPC, encoded by the exons ATGGAAAACCAACGTAGTGCTCTTCTGAGTTGGGCTTACTTTTTCCAAGGAAAG AATATTGAAGAATTAAGGCATTCGCTTTTCTGTGCGACTCTCGAGTTGGAACAAACGAGAGTTGCAGTTCAAGAGGAGCTAAGAAAGAGAGATGAACAGTTGATTCATCTCAAGGATCTTTTCAGCAAAGCCATTAGAGAGAGAGATGAAGCTAACGAAAAGTTTCAGAAGTTACTCATTGAGAAGCTTTTACTACAGCAGCAGCAGCAGAGAACAGACCCTCATTCAGGAATTTCCAGCATTGAAGATGAACCAAAGAAAGGGATTGATTCTATCAATGGCTTTTCCTTGTCGGATTGTGAAGAAAGCATTGTCTCTTCTCCTGCCATTGACCCAATTCCGCCACCACAGTTTCCTCCAGCTGTACCGCCACCGCACATCCAGGTGGAATTGGTTCCAGAGAAGCCATTGCCTGAGAAAGGCAAGCTCTTGGAAGCAGTGATGAAAGCAGGTCCTTTGCTTCAGACTCTACTTGTGGCTGGACCTCTGCCCGAGTGGAGACATCCACCACCACCACTCGAATCCTTCGAAATCCCACCGGTGACAATTCCATCGACACCTCCGTCGCAGATGCTCCGAGATTCTCCAGTTACCTTCAACGGCAGTAGCCACATTACCAATTGTGGAAACAGGAAAAGGGCCTTCTTGGAAGGCTCTGATTCTCCAACAGAGACGAAGTGTCAAAGGCTTGCTCCTTGCTGA